One stretch of Deltaproteobacteria bacterium DNA includes these proteins:
- a CDS encoding DUF1573 domain-containing protein: protein MRLLGSALLFTVALLSLGRSQAATEGTDAVPRVHIPQRTVELGRSQPGVKPTGSFTIGNTGSARLNIIELKPSCGCTVAEPETKTIAPGEEVEVTVTIDPRGKAGGYRKTVTVRTDDPEEPVVEVVVTGEVAITEHGEAPDRSAIFTGKCAACHAEPASGKEGEPLFEAVCALCHGHYGLGGPAAARINDLDFVENHDDSYIRTVIADGVSGTSMPAFAKEAGGPLDTGQIESLVELIRWWEEGYVFRDNRNYIGGAR from the coding sequence ATGAGGTTGCTTGGAAGCGCCCTGCTCTTCACCGTCGCGCTCCTGTCCCTCGGGCGCTCGCAGGCCGCCACGGAAGGGACCGACGCCGTACCGCGGGTCCACATCCCGCAGCGCACCGTCGAACTCGGCCGGTCCCAGCCTGGGGTCAAGCCCACGGGCAGCTTCACCATAGGCAACACCGGCTCGGCGCGGCTGAACATAATCGAGCTCAAACCCTCGTGCGGGTGCACCGTCGCCGAACCGGAGACGAAGACGATAGCCCCGGGCGAGGAGGTCGAAGTGACCGTCACCATCGACCCCCGAGGCAAGGCCGGCGGCTACCGCAAGACGGTGACCGTCAGGACCGACGATCCCGAGGAGCCGGTCGTCGAGGTGGTGGTGACCGGAGAGGTGGCCATAACGGAGCACGGCGAGGCTCCCGACAGGTCCGCCATCTTCACCGGCAAGTGCGCCGCCTGTCACGCCGAGCCGGCCTCGGGCAAAGAAGGCGAGCCGCTCTTCGAGGCCGTATGCGCCCTCTGCCACGGCCACTACGGCCTTGGCGGACCGGCGGCGGCGAGGATAAACGACCTCGACTTCGTAGAGAACCATGACGATTCGTACATAAGGACCGTCATCGCCGACGGTGTGTCCGGCACTTCCATGCCGGCCTTCGCAAAGGAGGCGGGAGGCCCGCTCGACACCGGCCAGATAGAGTCGCTCGTGGAGCTCATCCGGTGGTGGGAAGAGGGCTACGTCTTCAGGGACAACAGGAACTACATCGGAGGAGCAAGGTGA
- a CDS encoding tetratricopeptide repeat protein — MQHGRWLPVYTAAALLAGALCTAVVYFSLHSSLPAGEREATVSDGGLAGPSELRSASGRGGGDFRSLYRLGLVYYNREDFDGAIALWKRAAAMLPEGDMMKTTLMDIVRRAERRKALTGRMRELEKAVDLKAPPLAEGLELASLYIAERRFFSAGELYRAMTQVHADDPRPWAGLAKLVYRQGRILWAERYARRAIALGTIDEEVMRINDEIEKLIPLLAEEGYDELVKRSHPAG; from the coding sequence ATGCAGCATGGCAGGTGGCTGCCGGTGTACACGGCCGCGGCTCTCCTGGCAGGGGCGCTCTGCACCGCTGTGGTATACTTCTCCCTCCACAGCAGTCTCCCTGCCGGTGAGAGAGAGGCGACGGTAAGCGACGGGGGGCTCGCCGGGCCATCGGAGTTGCGCAGCGCATCCGGGCGCGGGGGCGGCGACTTCCGCAGCCTCTACAGGCTCGGCCTCGTCTATTACAACCGCGAGGACTTCGACGGCGCCATAGCCCTGTGGAAGAGGGCCGCCGCCATGCTCCCGGAGGGCGACATGATGAAGACGACGCTCATGGACATCGTCAGGCGGGCGGAGAGGCGCAAGGCGCTCACAGGCAGGATGCGCGAGCTCGAAAAGGCAGTGGACCTCAAAGCCCCTCCCCTGGCCGAGGGCCTCGAGCTCGCCTCGCTCTACATCGCGGAGCGCCGCTTCTTCAGCGCCGGAGAACTCTACAGAGCCATGACGCAGGTCCACGCCGACGACCCGAGGCCCTGGGCCGGACTTGCAAAGCTCGTCTACCGCCAGGGCCGCATACTCTGGGCCGAGCGTTACGCCCGCAGGGCCATAGCTCTCGGGACAATAGACGAAGAAGTGATGCGCATCAACGACGAGATAGAGAAGCTCATCCCGCTCCTGGCCGAGGAAGGCTACGACGAGCTCGTAAAGAGGTCCCATCCGGCGGGATGA